The bacterium region AGCATGAGAACTTCCGCGCCGCGCTGCGGTGGGCCACGGACCGGGGAGATGGCGAAACGGCTATGCGCCTCGCGGGGGCGCTCGCCTACTTCTGGTGGGTACTCGGCAACCTGCGGGAAGGGCGCCGGTGGTTGCAGCAGGCGCTTGCGCTGGGCCCGGATATCCCTTCGCGATTCCGCGCGAGGGCGCTCGAGGGCGCCGCTACCCTCGCGGCATCGCTGGGCGACCAACCGGCGGCCCGCAGGCTTTTGCAGCACGCGTTCGAGCTTGCGGAGGGCATCGGCGATTCGGCTGCGACGACCCGCGCCCTTTCCCGCCTCAGCTCGGTGGTGTTGCTCGAGGACGACCCCCGAGAAGCCCGGGCGCTGTTGGAGCGGAGCCTCGCCCTGTGGCGAGAGGAACACGATCTACGACGCCAAGCGCACACGTTGTTCCAGCTGGCGTGGGCGCGCATGCTCCTTGACGATCTCGAGGGGGCTGAGGCCGCCCTCACCGAGAGCCTCGACCTCTCCCGCACACTGGGAAACAGACGCCTGGCAGCGGGCGTGATGAGTGACCTCGCCCGCGTCAAGCTCAAGCGAGGAGATGATGCGGGAGCCGCCGTGCTGGCGGCCTCGGCGCTGACGCCCGCACGCGAGCAAGCGCCCTTGCGCACGTGGTGGTATAGCGTAGCAACCGCGGCATTGATCAGCGCCCACCTCGGCAACCTCAACCATGCCGTGCGGCTGCTGGGCGCGGGGGAGGCGTGGAGTGAGTCGACGGGCGACGCCCTTATGTTTGGGCCCCGCGTTCGAGAGGAACAAGAGAAGATCATGGCCCAGGCACGCGATCTGATGGGAGAATCGGCGTATCGCACGGCGGTGACGGAAGGGCGCACGCTGTCGGCGGATGAGGTGGTCGGCATTGCACGGGCCGGTCTTGAGCCGTTCACAAGCGTCGATCCGGAGCGCGTCTCCACGACCGGCGGGGCCCGGCTCCGCGCGCTCTTCAGCGACCGCGAGCAGGCCATCCTGCGCCTCGTCGCTGAGGGGTTGTTGAACAAAGAGATCGCGGCCTCGCTCGGTATCGGAGAACGCACCGTGAAGTCGCACCTCACGTCGGCCATGAGGAAGCTGGGGGTGGACAATCGCG contains the following coding sequences:
- a CDS encoding LuxR C-terminal-related transcriptional regulator, producing AGMPLAIQIAAARSRVLSPAAMLARLQGPALLSTEETRDAPARHHTLRDAIEWSYALLAGSEQILFRQLAVFAGGWTLDAAEAIVQNRDSGSPLWHMLGALVEKSLVQTEGVHGADRRYRMLETIREYALERLGASGELDTARQRHAAYYLALAERAEPEVWGPEERAWLRRVEQEHENFRAALRWATDRGDGETAMRLAGALAYFWWVLGNLREGRRWLQQALALGPDIPSRFRARALEGAATLAASLGDQPAARRLLQHAFELAEGIGDSAATTRALSRLSSVVLLEDDPREARALLERSLALWREEHDLRRQAHTLFQLAWARMLLDDLEGAEAALTESLDLSRTLGNRRLAAGVMSDLARVKLKRGDDAGAAVLAASALTPAREQAPLRTWWYSVATAALISAHLGNLNHAVRLLGAGEAWSESTGDALMFGPRVREEQEKIMAQARDLMGESAYRTAVTEGRTLSADEVVGIARAGLEPFTSVDPERVSTTGGARLRALFSDREQAILRLVAEGLLNKEIAASLGIGERTVKSHLTSAMRKLGVDNRAHAAVAAVQRGLL